A stretch of Gorilla gorilla gorilla isolate KB3781 chromosome 9, NHGRI_mGorGor1-v2.1_pri, whole genome shotgun sequence DNA encodes these proteins:
- the FXYD2 gene encoding sodium/potassium-transporting ATPase subunit gamma isoform X1, producing MTGLSMDGGGSPKGDVDPFYYDYETVRNGGLIFAGLAFIVGLLILLSRRFRCGGNKKHRQITEDEP from the exons ATGACTGGGTTGTCGATGGACGGTG GCGGCAGCCCCAAGGGGGACGTGGACCCGTTCTACTATG ACTATGAGACTGTTCGCAATGGGGGCCTGATCTTCGCTGGACTGGCCTTCATCGTGGGGCTCCTCATCCTCCTCA gCAGAAGATTCCGCTGTGGGGGCAATAAGAAGCATAG GCAAATCACTGAAGATGAGCCGTAA
- the FXYD2 gene encoding sodium/potassium-transporting ATPase subunit gamma isoform X2 — MDRWYLGGSPKGDVDPFYYDYETVRNGGLIFAGLAFIVGLLILLSRRFRCGGNKKHRQITEDEP; from the exons ATGGACAGGTGGTACCTGG GCGGCAGCCCCAAGGGGGACGTGGACCCGTTCTACTATG ACTATGAGACTGTTCGCAATGGGGGCCTGATCTTCGCTGGACTGGCCTTCATCGTGGGGCTCCTCATCCTCCTCA gCAGAAGATTCCGCTGTGGGGGCAATAAGAAGCATAG GCAAATCACTGAAGATGAGCCGTAA